One Rattus norvegicus strain BN/NHsdMcwi chromosome 18, GRCr8, whole genome shotgun sequence DNA segment encodes these proteins:
- the LOC120098305 gene encoding DNA-directed RNA polymerases I, II, and III subunit RPABC3-like — protein sequence MTAGILFEDIFDVKDIDPEGKKFDRVSQLHCESESFKVDLILDINIQIYPVDLGDKFRLVIASTLYDDDTLDDGEYNPTDGRPSRADQFEYVMYGKVYRIEGDESSTEAATCLSACVSYGGLLMRPQGDANNLHEFEVDSRVYLLKKKLAF from the coding sequence ATGACGGCGGGCATCCTGTTCGAGGATATTTTCGACGTGAAAGACATTGACCCAGAAGGCAAGAAATTTGACCGAGTATCCCAACTGCATTGTGAGAGTGAATCTTTCAAGGTGGACCTCATCTTAGATATAAACATTCAGATTTACCCTGTAGACTTAGGTGACAAGTTCCGGTTGGTTATAGCTAGTACTTTGTATGACGATGATACCTTGGATGATGGTGAATACAACCCCACAGATGGCAGACCTTCCAGGGCTGACCAGTTTGAGTATGTAATGTATGGGAAAGTGTACAGGATCGAAGGGGATGAGAGCTCAACTGAAGCAGCCACAtgtctctctgcgtgtgtgtccTATGGCGGCCTGCTCATGAGGCCTCAGGGCGACGCCAACAACCTACATGAATTTGAGGTGGACTCCCGAGTCTATCTGCTGAAGAAGAAGCTGGCGTTCTGA